Proteins encoded by one window of Bacteroidota bacterium:
- a CDS encoding response regulator transcription factor has translation MNYRILIVEDEDHIRENLKLNLELEGYEVIAVPDGAKALKAFREQRFDLVILDVMLPEMDGFDVCEQMRLEDRETPILFLTAKDASVDKIKGLKTGGDDYMTKPFNLEELLLRIINLLKRSSKNPAEDKFHEYSFGGNTINFVTYDAIGRNGVVKLTNKELKLLKLLIDRKNEVVSRTLILQTVWGYDVYPSTRTIDNFILAFRKYFEADPKNPVFFHAIRGVGYKFSDK, from the coding sequence ATGAACTACAGAATTTTAATTGTTGAGGATGAAGACCACATCCGTGAAAATCTTAAATTAAACTTAGAATTGGAAGGTTATGAAGTGATTGCCGTACCTGATGGAGCAAAAGCTTTGAAGGCATTCCGCGAGCAACGTTTTGATCTTGTTATTCTTGATGTTATGTTACCCGAAATGGACGGATTTGATGTTTGTGAACAGATGCGTTTGGAAGACAGAGAAACACCCATTTTGTTTTTAACAGCCAAAGATGCAAGCGTTGATAAAATTAAAGGATTAAAAACAGGTGGTGATGACTATATGACCAAACCTTTTAATCTGGAAGAATTATTATTAAGAATTATAAATTTATTAAAACGCAGTTCAAAAAATCCTGCGGAAGATAAATTCCACGAATATAGTTTTGGTGGAAATACTATTAATTTTGTTACCTATGATGCTATAGGAAGAAATGGTGTGGTAAAACTCACCAACAAAGAATTAAAATTATTAAAACTTCTTATCGATAGAAAGAACGAAGTTGTTTCACGAACACTCATATTACAAACTGTCTGGGGATATGATGTTTACCCTTCAACCAGAACCATCGATAATTTTATTCTCGCTTTCAGAAAGTATTTTGAAGCAGATCCTAAAAACCCTGTATTTTTTCACGCAATAAGAGGAGTGGGATATAAATTTTCGGATAAGTGA
- a CDS encoding TonB-dependent receptor, producing MKYLVCGFILFLSIQLASAQVSGFMVTGSVIDSSTTKPIEFAAVTLTLQTDSAIISGGITDAEGKFTITVANPGNYMLHYRFIGYTEANKNIEIKAGAPVVFAGKMFLSQNAMALEGVNITAEKSYFQNSIDKKVYNIEKDIVASAGSASDALQTIPSVVIDIDGNISLRGNEGVIIFIDGKPSGIVGSNMNAILEQIPASSIESIEVVTNPSARYEAEGNSGIINIVLKKNKKGGLNGNVTAGVSTTPKYEGGVSLNFRNQKFNFYSNYSYVNDNRDGSGSMFRKTFDADTTFYLNSISNSNSKSQMHMARTGLDYYINDKTTVGISGSFHTNKSDRTDNVDYSFLDNDSVLTSTSYRNTLGANEGTNYNVGLTLRKTFSSPKHLLTADAFYSKGDGNDASNYDEQFFDADNILIGDPLLQFISRPSLNTDASIGTDYVHPFKNGNQLETGIKYTKEVKDNTLYSESFDDIINDWDVDDSLNNQFIYNEDVVAAYLIWNSSYKKFGYQLGLRAEQTYTNSELVTTDQVYNKDYFGLFPSVHVAYKFDEATEIGASYSRRIDRPNSWFLNPFPDYSDPYSFRVGNPFLEPEYENSYEIAFTKDFKKHSLSASVYYNQTLNEISPYSVVDTDGVSIMTFQNYNNEEKYGVELVGKNEFYKWWNVTSSVNFNQTLVNAENLEAGLNNSQFTYNIRVMSFFQVLKQTAFQVTFSYNTPWTFAQGESEPVYYVDAGLKSDFFQNKLSVNLSMSDVFNTRIWEGYSEGINFYSEYSRKRQSQIGTLKLTYKFGQQDNKRRGGRMEENYDGGGIEMF from the coding sequence ATGAAATATTTAGTTTGCGGATTTATATTATTTTTATCAATACAATTAGCATCAGCTCAAGTTTCAGGATTTATGGTCACCGGATCAGTAATTGATTCGTCCACTACAAAACCTATTGAATTTGCCGCTGTAACACTTACACTGCAAACTGATTCTGCAATTATTAGCGGAGGAATTACCGATGCCGAGGGAAAGTTTACCATCACTGTTGCAAATCCGGGAAATTATATGCTTCATTATCGATTTATCGGATATACAGAGGCAAATAAAAATATTGAAATAAAAGCAGGGGCTCCGGTTGTTTTTGCAGGTAAAATGTTTCTCAGTCAAAATGCCATGGCTTTGGAAGGAGTGAATATCACTGCGGAAAAATCGTATTTTCAAAACAGCATCGATAAAAAAGTATATAATATTGAAAAAGATATTGTTGCCTCAGCCGGTTCAGCATCTGATGCTTTGCAAACAATTCCTTCTGTAGTAATTGATATTGATGGAAATATTAGTTTGAGGGGAAATGAAGGCGTAATTATTTTTATAGATGGAAAACCATCCGGAATTGTCGGGAGCAATATGAATGCTATTTTGGAACAAATTCCTGCGAGTTCTATCGAAAGTATTGAAGTGGTTACAAATCCATCAGCGCGTTATGAGGCAGAGGGAAATTCAGGTATAATTAATATTGTTTTAAAGAAAAATAAAAAAGGGGGATTAAACGGCAATGTTACTGCGGGTGTATCCACCACACCAAAATATGAAGGCGGTGTATCTTTAAATTTCCGAAATCAAAAATTCAACTTTTATTCCAATTATAGTTATGTGAACGATAACCGCGATGGATCTGGTTCTATGTTTCGGAAAACATTTGATGCTGATACTACATTTTATTTAAATTCGATAAGTAACTCCAATTCAAAATCGCAAATGCATATGGCACGAACGGGATTGGATTATTATATTAATGATAAAACCACAGTAGGTATTTCAGGCTCGTTTCATACAAATAAATCGGACCGAACTGACAACGTGGATTATTCTTTTTTGGATAATGACAGCGTATTAACCTCCACAAGTTATCGCAATACCTTAGGTGCAAATGAAGGCACTAACTATAATGTTGGCCTAACTCTCAGAAAAACTTTCAGCAGTCCAAAACATTTACTAACAGCTGATGCATTTTATTCTAAAGGTGATGGAAATGATGCAAGTAATTACGATGAACAATTTTTCGATGCTGATAATATTTTAATAGGTGATCCACTTTTACAATTTATATCCAGACCTTCGTTAAATACGGATGCAAGTATTGGTACTGATTATGTGCATCCGTTCAAAAATGGCAATCAACTTGAAACAGGAATTAAATATACTAAAGAGGTAAAAGACAATACACTTTATTCAGAGTCATTTGATGATATTATTAATGATTGGGATGTGGATGATTCCTTAAATAACCAATTTATTTATAATGAAGATGTTGTAGCTGCATATCTAATCTGGAATTCAAGCTATAAAAAATTTGGTTATCAATTAGGATTAAGAGCAGAACAAACTTATACAAATTCGGAACTTGTAACTACAGATCAAGTTTATAATAAAGATTATTTCGGGTTATTTCCAAGTGTACACGTTGCCTACAAATTTGATGAAGCAACAGAAATTGGAGCAAGTTATAGCAGAAGGATAGATAGACCTAATTCTTGGTTTTTAAACCCTTTCCCTGATTATTCTGACCCATACAGCTTCAGAGTTGGTAATCCATTTTTAGAGCCCGAATATGAAAATTCTTATGAGATAGCATTTACTAAAGATTTCAAAAAACACTCTCTTTCTGCTTCGGTTTATTACAACCAAACATTAAATGAAATTTCACCGTATTCTGTTGTGGATACAGATGGTGTTTCCATTATGACATTCCAGAATTATAATAATGAAGAAAAATACGGAGTGGAATTAGTTGGAAAAAATGAATTTTATAAATGGTGGAATGTTACCTCCAGTGTGAATTTTAATCAAACATTGGTAAATGCGGAAAATCTGGAAGCGGGATTAAATAATTCACAATTTACTTATAATATCAGAGTGATGTCTTTCTTTCAGGTATTAAAACAAACAGCCTTTCAGGTTACTTTTAGTTATAATACTCCATGGACCTTTGCTCAAGGCGAATCAGAACCTGTGTATTATGTTGATGCCGGTTTAAAGTCTGATTTTTTTCAAAATAAACTCAGTGTTAATTTAAGCATGAGCGATGTATTTAATACAAGAATTTGGGAAGGATATAGTGAAGGAATTAACTTTTATTCAGAATACTCCAGGAAACGTCAATCTCAGATCGGCACTTTAAAACTTACCTATAAGTTCGGGCAGCAAGATAATAAACGAAGAGGTGGTAGAATGGAGGAAAACTACGATGGTGGCGGAATTGAAATGTTCTGA
- a CDS encoding HAMP domain-containing histidine kinase, whose protein sequence is MVNIPKSRYFLFFHVVFVYIIASFIWWSYLLHKNNYQNYNEIIKREETIYLQSGRNITDFYSTAIYIRLHKDFKRTELMLYGEGVVFIGLITLGFWRMRKTFREEVALTRQQNNFLLSITHELKSPLASLKLSMQTIQKRQLDAEQVKTMADMSLDDIERLESLVENILLASKIESANFRLNKELIDLSSITKNIFDRIRIKFKGQRNFRSQIEDNVYFYGDRFSFSSVIYNLIENAIKYSGKGAEISVELRGDDKNIYLRITDTGIGIPEMEKGKIFGRFYRIGTEETRKTKGTGLGLFIVNQVVMMHSGKIEVKNNDPVGSIFEITIPVGTAA, encoded by the coding sequence ATGGTTAATATCCCAAAATCAAGATATTTTTTATTTTTTCACGTGGTGTTTGTTTACATCATTGCTTCCTTTATTTGGTGGTCTTATTTATTGCATAAAAATAACTACCAGAATTACAACGAAATTATAAAAAGAGAGGAGACCATTTATTTACAAAGTGGGAGAAATATTACAGATTTTTATTCAACTGCAATTTATATCCGTTTGCATAAAGATTTCAAACGAACCGAGTTAATGTTATATGGAGAAGGAGTGGTATTTATCGGACTTATTACATTAGGTTTTTGGCGTATGCGAAAAACATTTAGAGAAGAAGTTGCTCTCACCCGTCAGCAAAATAATTTTTTATTGTCCATTACACATGAATTGAAATCTCCACTTGCTTCTCTTAAACTATCGATGCAAACCATCCAAAAAAGACAATTAGATGCCGAACAGGTAAAAACCATGGCGGATATGTCGCTCGACGATATTGAAAGATTGGAATCTCTGGTGGAAAATATATTGCTTGCGTCGAAAATTGAAAGTGCAAATTTCCGATTAAATAAAGAGTTGATCGACCTTTCCTCTATTACAAAAAATATTTTTGATCGTATCCGGATAAAATTTAAGGGTCAAAGAAACTTTAGAAGCCAGATAGAGGATAATGTGTATTTTTATGGTGACAGATTTTCTTTTTCCTCAGTTATATATAACCTTATTGAAAATGCCATTAAATATTCGGGTAAAGGAGCAGAAATATCTGTTGAATTAAGGGGGGATGATAAAAATATTTATTTAAGAATTACAGACACAGGCATTGGAATTCCTGAAATGGAGAAGGGCAAAATTTTCGGAAGATTTTACCGCATTGGAACGGAAGAAACCAGAAAAACCAAAGGAACCGGATTAGGTCTTTTTATTGTGAATCAGGTGGTAATGATGCATTCGGGCAAGATAGAAGTGAAAAATAATGATCCTGTCGGGAGTATCTTTGAGATTACGATCCCTGTTGGAACAGCTGCCTAA
- the hemL gene encoding glutamate-1-semialdehyde 2,1-aminomutase: MKRINSEKLFEEAKEYFPGGVSSPVRAFKTVFGAPLFVKKGKGSRIWDEDDNEFIDFCCSWGPLILGHADDRVLKSVSSALINGTSFGTPTKFENILGKLILDNHKYVEKLRFVSSGTEAVMSAIRLARGYTGKNKIIKFEGCYHGHSDSLLVKAGSGLITLGETSSAGVPAALANETIVVELDNEEAVKEAIQKYSGEIACIIIEPVPANNGLLLQRKEYLQFLRDICTQNNILLIFDEVISGFRIGFEGASGFYDVSPDIITFGKIIGGGLPVGAYGASKEIMKMISPDGPVYQAGTLSGNPLSISAGIAQLKACLEPEFYSELANKTKNLADKINKFTFENKIPVNILYIGSIFWISFSENCAIRSASQIDADMVNKFKYLHIELLQRGIYIGPSGYEVCFISQAHSEEDILYASEIICDVLTLIFDKNYTLNNG, translated from the coding sequence ATGAAAAGAATAAATTCAGAAAAATTATTTGAAGAGGCAAAGGAATATTTTCCTGGTGGAGTGAGTTCACCGGTTCGGGCGTTTAAAACTGTTTTCGGGGCTCCTCTTTTTGTTAAAAAAGGTAAAGGAAGCAGAATCTGGGATGAGGATGACAATGAGTTCATCGATTTTTGTTGTTCTTGGGGACCGTTAATTCTTGGACACGCTGATGACCGCGTTTTGAAATCGGTGAGTAGTGCGCTGATAAATGGAACATCATTCGGTACACCCACAAAGTTTGAAAATATTCTCGGAAAATTAATTCTTGATAATCATAAATATGTTGAAAAATTGCGATTTGTATCTTCGGGTACAGAGGCAGTGATGAGCGCAATTCGACTTGCAAGAGGATATACAGGTAAAAATAAGATCATAAAATTTGAGGGTTGTTATCATGGCCACAGTGATTCATTATTAGTAAAGGCAGGATCAGGATTAATTACCCTTGGAGAAACTTCCTCAGCCGGTGTTCCTGCCGCTTTGGCAAACGAAACTATAGTTGTGGAATTAGATAATGAAGAAGCAGTTAAAGAAGCAATACAAAAATACTCAGGAGAAATTGCTTGTATCATTATAGAACCGGTTCCTGCAAATAATGGGTTGTTATTGCAACGAAAAGAATATCTGCAATTTCTGCGTGACATCTGTACTCAAAATAATATATTACTCATTTTTGATGAGGTGATCTCAGGTTTTAGAATTGGATTTGAAGGAGCATCGGGATTTTATGATGTTAGTCCTGATATTATCACTTTCGGTAAAATTATTGGCGGCGGATTACCTGTCGGTGCCTATGGAGCAAGTAAAGAGATCATGAAAATGATATCTCCGGATGGACCAGTTTATCAGGCAGGTACCTTATCAGGAAACCCCCTTTCAATTTCTGCAGGAATTGCACAACTAAAAGCTTGTCTTGAACCCGAATTTTATAGTGAACTTGCGAATAAAACTAAAAATCTCGCAGACAAAATAAATAAATTCACATTTGAAAATAAGATCCCTGTTAATATTTTATATATAGGCTCCATTTTTTGGATTTCATTTTCAGAAAATTGTGCGATCAGAAGTGCATCGCAAATAGATGCAGATATGGTAAATAAATTTAAATATTTGCATATTGAACTGCTGCAACGAGGCATCTATATTGGCCCCTCAGGTTATGAGGTATGTTTTATTTCGCAAGCACATTCTGAGGAAGATATTTTATATGCCTCTGAAATAATATGTGATGTGTTAACCTTGATCTTTGATAAAAATTATACTTTGAATAATGGTTAA
- the hemH gene encoding ferrochelatase, which produces MQQLTGILLVNLGTPDSPSVPDVRKYLKEFLLDERVIDIPAPQRNLLVRGIIAPFRAPKSAKLYEQIWNENGSPLLSFSKLLKTKLQNKLGENYLVELAMRYQSPSIKNGLDILKKANCNKIIVVPLFPQYSSAANGSVVEKVMDIIKSDPVFPELRFTGSFHQQPLFIKAFSENGSKYNPQEYDHIIFSFHGLPERQITKSLPHFNCLSETCCDNLTLQNHLCYRAQCFETARAISTSLNIAKEKYTVCFQSRLGKTPWIKPYSDEVIKQLAAKGIKKILAFSPAFVADCLETIYEIGVEYDTIFKEHGGEKIQLVESLNDNDLFVDCLVEMIK; this is translated from the coding sequence ATGCAACAATTAACAGGAATTTTATTGGTAAATCTCGGAACGCCCGATTCTCCTTCGGTTCCGGATGTGAGAAAATATTTAAAAGAATTTTTATTAGATGAACGTGTAATAGATATTCCGGCTCCTCAACGCAATTTGTTGGTTCGTGGAATAATAGCTCCATTCAGGGCACCTAAAAGTGCTAAATTATATGAGCAGATCTGGAATGAGAATGGATCTCCGCTTTTATCATTCAGCAAACTGCTCAAAACAAAATTGCAGAATAAATTGGGCGAAAATTATTTAGTGGAATTAGCTATGAGATATCAAAGTCCCTCCATTAAAAATGGCCTTGATATTTTAAAAAAGGCCAATTGCAATAAAATAATTGTAGTTCCTCTTTTTCCTCAATATTCTTCAGCAGCCAATGGTTCGGTGGTGGAAAAGGTTATGGATATTATTAAAAGTGACCCCGTATTTCCTGAATTGCGTTTTACCGGAAGTTTTCATCAACAACCTTTGTTTATTAAGGCATTTTCTGAGAACGGAAGTAAATACAACCCTCAAGAATACGATCATATTATCTTCAGTTTTCACGGTCTGCCCGAAAGGCAGATCACAAAATCATTACCACATTTTAATTGTCTTTCTGAAACTTGTTGTGATAATTTAACACTGCAAAATCATTTATGTTATCGCGCACAATGTTTTGAAACAGCAAGGGCCATTTCAACATCCTTAAATATTGCTAAAGAAAAGTATACCGTTTGTTTTCAATCGCGTCTTGGAAAAACTCCATGGATAAAACCTTATTCTGATGAAGTGATCAAACAACTTGCAGCAAAAGGCATAAAAAAAATATTAGCATTCAGCCCTGCATTTGTGGCTGATTGTCTGGAAACAATTTATGAAATAGGTGTTGAATACGACACGATCTTTAAAGAACACGGCGGTGAAAAAATTCAATTGGTGGAAAGTTTGAACGATAACGATCTGTTTGTTGATTGTCTTGTGGAAATGATCAAATAA
- a CDS encoding lamin tail domain-containing protein, with product MHTPLRTFTFTLVLSFIGFRMNSQVVINEGTNKNGTLIYDEDGDNPSWIELYNYGAAAVSLYNYGVSDDSSNLFKWQMPNIFLESGQFLILFTSGKDRKPDNTIHHWEQPVNDAAIWKYLVPDDDTPSDWIMPGFDDSAWGNSLVSVGYGDDDDNTILPDGTLSIYLRHEFIITDTSDIANAMLSIDYDDGFIAYLNGNVIALNGFAEGSPEYDELSGIDHEAAMYFGGAPENFIFDETLFKSWLVEGTNVFAVEVHNVTEGSSDLTARPFLSIGIKTEEIIWTDILPAWFPIFAVSQNLHTNFKINPEGESVYLTNAFGITEDTLFISVEEADHTVGCISDASPITAIFTTPTPGYSNSGMYYTGYAEGIASFNLDAGFYSGEQIIEIITPPGGELHYTLNGELPTLADPIYTDPISVVNTTVIKARNFDPSGILLPGKTATNTFFIDESISVPVVSITTNNNNLYGDQGIFDNWWTDWKKASYIEYFDSLQYNAFEQNIAIKVDGGAGGSRSLPQHSMRIELDNAAYGDGTLNYPLVKRRWAVDEYETFYLRNGSNMSNVLPYKDAFMVRTTEGTYNEHMAYEPIVVFLNGEYFGYYELRTKLDEGHFDHALGIEKDSLDLLTLSYWYGLILRTLSGSDTDFIQMRDYLGNYPTPEDPDFYLIADSILDLKNFTDYIAAETWMANYDWPYNNIKAWRDRGGENKWKYALIDVELGLGIGSWSDATADLISGLFGSQIYIEPLAKLLQNPIYHDYFVNRYADLMNSTFLPERTLSMEDSMYLELMPELPRQLLLWGYGPLGEQLSTFTDYRSALRNDFEVRSGYVRNQINSAFSLNGKVDITLECSPPSAGRIKISTLTIFDMPWSGIYFDGVPVQITAEPNTGYTFSHWGNSPFITDTLLSTFLSNISSDEIFTAYFDGAPAPEEIVVSEINYNAEETVNAGNWIELWNHGIADVNISGWKIKDADPLHIYVIPEGTILSADERIVVAVDTILFQDQHPEIINWIGPLGFGLDNSSETIQLFDIQNNIKLNFSFLDDAPWPGGADGQGRTMELSSPLIDLNNPDNWFDGCIGGSPGLPYSPCDEAIIFSEINYNSGGDFDSDDWVELRNISDASVDISGWKFMDDSVGVTHEFLIPDGNILNPSQNLVLAQTETKFIAAQPFVTNYNASFNFNLGNNGEWIRMYDENGILSLSVNYQDLAPWPLAADGGDYTLELVDSMGLMNSGYNWTTICPGGSPGFYALEPCLDTTNNVVDENLLAISLYPNPAENFINVYLSVPATQWVNIALTDINGSQTRNLFDGELSVGINNIFVDLAEYPSGIYFLKIRNSEVFAVQKFIKE from the coding sequence ATGCATACACCGTTACGCACATTTACTTTTACCCTGGTTTTATCATTCATAGGTTTTCGGATGAATTCTCAGGTAGTAATTAACGAGGGAACAAACAAAAATGGAACTCTTATTTACGATGAGGATGGGGATAACCCCTCCTGGATCGAACTATATAACTATGGTGCTGCCGCTGTCTCCTTATATAATTACGGTGTTTCAGATGATAGCTCCAACCTGTTTAAATGGCAGATGCCCAATATATTTTTGGAGTCAGGGCAATTTCTTATCCTATTCACTTCCGGTAAAGACCGCAAACCCGATAATACCATTCATCACTGGGAGCAACCGGTAAATGATGCGGCAATTTGGAAATATCTCGTGCCTGATGATGATACTCCCTCAGATTGGATCATGCCAGGTTTCGATGATTCGGCCTGGGGTAATAGTTTGGTAAGTGTTGGATACGGAGATGATGATGATAATACTATTTTACCCGATGGAACTTTGAGTATTTATTTAAGGCACGAATTTATTATAACGGATACATCCGATATTGCAAATGCAATGTTGAGTATTGATTATGATGATGGATTTATTGCTTATTTAAACGGTAACGTTATTGCATTAAATGGATTCGCAGAAGGTTCGCCTGAATATGATGAATTATCCGGTATTGATCATGAAGCTGCAATGTATTTTGGCGGCGCACCTGAAAATTTTATTTTCGATGAAACTTTATTTAAATCGTGGTTGGTTGAAGGAACAAATGTTTTTGCTGTGGAAGTGCACAATGTTACAGAAGGTTCGAGTGATCTAACAGCAAGGCCGTTTTTATCTATTGGAATTAAAACAGAAGAAATAATCTGGACTGATATACTTCCTGCATGGTTTCCAATTTTTGCAGTCTCGCAAAATTTGCATACTAATTTTAAAATAAATCCGGAAGGAGAATCTGTTTACCTTACAAATGCATTTGGAATAACCGAAGATACCCTTTTTATTTCTGTTGAAGAAGCCGATCATACAGTTGGATGTATTTCTGATGCTTCTCCAATTACTGCAATATTTACAACACCTACACCCGGATATAGTAATAGTGGTATGTATTATACAGGTTATGCAGAAGGTATTGCAAGTTTTAATTTAGATGCCGGATTTTATTCCGGAGAACAAATAATTGAAATAATTACTCCACCGGGTGGCGAATTACATTACACCTTAAACGGAGAACTTCCAACTTTAGCTGATCCAATTTACACTGATCCAATCTCCGTTGTAAATACCACTGTAATCAAAGCAAGAAATTTTGATCCATCCGGAATATTATTACCTGGTAAAACTGCAACTAATACTTTTTTTATTGATGAAAGTATTTCCGTTCCTGTAGTTTCTATCACAACCAATAATAATAATTTGTATGGTGATCAGGGAATTTTTGACAACTGGTGGACAGATTGGAAAAAGGCAAGTTATATTGAATATTTCGACTCATTGCAATACAATGCATTCGAACAAAATATTGCAATAAAAGTGGATGGAGGAGCGGGAGGAAGCCGATCGTTACCTCAACACAGCATGCGTATCGAATTGGATAATGCAGCTTATGGTGATGGTACATTAAATTATCCGCTCGTAAAAAGAAGATGGGCCGTTGATGAATACGAAACTTTTTATTTGCGAAACGGAAGTAATATGAGTAATGTGCTTCCGTATAAAGATGCATTTATGGTTCGCACCACAGAAGGTACTTATAACGAACACATGGCATACGAACCCATAGTTGTTTTTCTAAATGGCGAGTATTTTGGTTATTATGAACTGCGCACAAAACTGGATGAAGGTCATTTTGATCACGCTCTGGGAATTGAAAAAGACAGTCTCGATCTTCTCACTTTAAGTTACTGGTACGGTTTAATACTTCGTACCCTGAGTGGTTCTGATACCGACTTTATACAAATGCGTGATTATCTGGGAAATTATCCAACACCTGAAGATCCCGATTTTTATTTAATTGCTGATTCCATTCTCGATCTAAAAAATTTTACTGATTATATCGCTGCAGAAACTTGGATGGCTAATTACGATTGGCCCTATAATAATATTAAAGCCTGGCGCGACAGAGGTGGAGAAAATAAATGGAAGTATGCATTAATTGATGTGGAACTTGGTCTCGGGATCGGGTCATGGTCAGATGCAACTGCAGACCTTATCAGCGGATTATTCGGCAGCCAAATTTATATTGAACCACTTGCTAAATTATTACAGAATCCAATTTACCACGATTATTTTGTTAATAGATATGCCGATCTTATGAACTCCACTTTTTTACCGGAGAGAACGCTTAGCATGGAAGATAGTATGTATTTGGAACTAATGCCTGAATTACCCCGTCAATTGCTGCTTTGGGGTTATGGGCCACTGGGCGAACAATTGTCCACTTTTACTGATTATCGGAGTGCATTGCGAAACGATTTTGAAGTTCGTTCCGGATATGTTCGCAATCAAATAAATTCCGCTTTTTCTCTAAATGGAAAAGTAGATATCACTTTAGAATGTTCCCCACCGAGTGCGGGCAGAATAAAAATAAGTACACTTACAATTTTTGATATGCCCTGGAGTGGAATTTATTTTGATGGTGTTCCCGTTCAAATTACAGCCGAACCAAATACCGGGTATACATTTTCACATTGGGGAAATAGTCCTTTTATCACAGACACATTATTATCTACCTTTTTATCAAATATCTCAAGCGATGAAATATTTACAGCATATTTTGACGGAGCTCCTGCACCGGAAGAAATAGTTGTAAGTGAAATTAATTATAATGCGGAAGAAACAGTTAATGCAGGCAATTGGATAGAACTTTGGAACCACGGAATTGCAGATGTAAATATTTCCGGTTGGAAAATAAAGGATGCAGATCCGTTACATATTTATGTAATTCCGGAAGGCACCATTTTAAGTGCTGATGAACGCATTGTGGTTGCTGTTGACACAATACTTTTTCAAGACCAGCATCCTGAAATTATTAATTGGATAGGACCTCTGGGTTTCGGTTTGGATAATTCCTCAGAAACAATTCAGTTATTTGATATTCAAAATAATATTAAATTGAATTTTTCATTCCTCGATGATGCTCCGTGGCCGGGTGGTGCTGATGGTCAGGGAAGAACCATGGAGTTATCAAGTCCCCTTATAGACCTCAACAACCCTGATAATTGGTTTGATGGTTGCATTGGCGGTTCTCCGGGATTACCCTATTCTCCTTGTGATGAAGCAATTATTTTTAGTGAAATAAATTATAATTCAGGTGGCGATTTTGATAGTGACGATTGGGTGGAATTACGAAACATCAGTGATGCGTCTGTGGACATTAGCGGTTGGAAATTTATGGATGATTCCGTAGGTGTTACGCATGAATTTTTAATTCCGGATGGAAATATATTAAACCCTTCACAAAATTTGGTGTTAGCACAAACTGAAACTAAATTTATAGCAGCCCAGCCATTTGTAACTAATTACAACGCAAGTTTCAATTTTAATTTAGGTAATAATGGTGAATGGATAAGAATGTACGATGAAAATGGAATTCTATCATTATCCGTAAATTATCAGGACCTCGCACCCTGGCCACTGGCCGCTGATGGAGGGGATTATACTTTAGAATTGGTAGACTCCATGGGATTAATGAACAGTGGTTATAACTGGACAACAATTTGTCCGGGAGGTTCTCCGGGTTTTTATGCTCTTGAACCATGTTTGGATACAACAAATAATGTTGTTGATGAAAATTTATTGGCAATTTCCCTTTACCCAAATCCGGCGGAAAATTTTATCAATGTGTATTTAAGTGTTCCTGCAACTCAATGGGTAAACATTGCACTTACCGATATTAATGGATCCCAAACACGAAATTTATTTGACGGCGAACTTTCCGTAGGCATTAATAATATATTTGTCGACCTTGCAGAATATCCATCGGGTATTTACTTCCTGAAAATTCGAAATTCGGAAGTATTTGCTGTGCAAAAATTTATAAAGGAATAA